AAGGCTGGGTCCCCGAAATGAATACGCCCATCGATCCGCGCTGGCCGATGTATTCCAACGGCAACATCTCCGAAGTGCTGCCCGGCGCAATCACCCCGCTCTCGTGGAGCTTCGTGGGACCGGTCATCGAGCACTCCTTCCGCGCGCAGATCCTGAGCTTCGGTGCCATGCCTGATCCGGGGCCCGAGCACCGCGTGCTGGGCTTTTTCTATCACCGCCCCTACATCTGCATCTCCTACCTGGCCGAGGCCGCCGGCAAGACGCCGGGCTTGAGCCCGGACACGATCTACGAGGAATTTGTCGGCAAGCCCGAGGCCCACACGCCGGGCTTTACCCTCTCGGATCTCTCACCGCGCGGGCTGCGGATTCTTGGCCGCGTGCTCGCCACGGTGGGCTCGCGCCTGCGCACGCTCACAAAGGATGCGCAGAAAGTGACGGCCCTCGTTCATGCTGAAAAGCGAGAATCCTCGGCCGACAAGCTTGCCGCGCTCACAGACGCGCAGCTCATCGACCCTCTCGAATTCGGCGAGCACCTCGTCGCCCCCTCGGTTACCCACATCTGGGCCTCCACCGTCGGCGTCACCACTTTCTCGATCCTGCGCAAGCTCACCGAGCAGTGGCTCGACGACGAGGGCGGCGCGCTGGCCGCTTCGCTGGTAACCGGCATCGGCGAGCTGCCCAGCGCGAACCCGGCGTTCGGCATCTACGAGCTGGCCGAGGTTGTAAAGGGCGACAAGCGCGTGCGCGCGCTCTTTGAGAGCACGCCCGACAACGCGGCGCTGTTTGAAAAGCTCGAGACCGCCGAGGGCGAGGGATTCACCCGCCTTCGCGTTCGTCTGGAAGACTTTCTCGACCAGCACGGTCACCGCGCGGTCTGCGAGGCGGAGTTTCGCAACCCCTGCTGGCGTGAAGATCCCACGCAGGTCCTTGCCATGATCCGCAACTATCTCGGAGAGGCCGTCACGCCGCCCTCGGGCATCAAACAGCGCCAGGAAGAGGTGCGCACGAAAGCCGAAGCCGATGCCCTGCGCCGGCTCTCCTTTATGCAGCGCCCCATCTTCAAGCGCGTGCTGGCATCAGCGCGTCGATACATTGCACTTCGCGAGCAGCTCAAGGACGTCGTCGTCCTGCGCTCTGACTGGGCGCGCCGCCGCTATCACGAGCTGGCCGGGCGTCTCGAAACGCAGGGCAAGCTCGCCTCGCGCAATGACATCTTCTTTCTTGTCTGGAGCGAGGTCCGCGATCTTGTCCGTGGCGAGCTGAGCGCGGGCGATGCGGCCAAAATCATCGCTCGCCGCCGGCAGGACTTCGAGTGGTGCCACGATTTGCAGGTACCGAAAATTCAGGACGGCGCCCCGCGCACGGTGAGTCTGGAAGACTTCGATGCCGGCTCGCGCATCGAAGGGATCGGCGTGTGCCCCGGCCGCGTTGAGGGCATTGCCCGCGTGGTAATTGACCCGCGCCGGGATTGCCGCGTCGAGCCCGGCGAGATCCTCATCGCGCCGGTAACCGACGCGGGCTGGACACCGCTCTTCATCAATGCCGCCGGACTGGTGGTGGATGTGGGCGGGCTGCTCTCCCACGGCTCGGTGGTTGCCCGCGAGTACGGCCTTCCCGCCGTGGTGGGCGCCGCAGGCGCCACCCGCCGCATCAAGACCGGCGACCGCGTGCTGGTCGACGGCGCGGCCGGGACCGTTGTTATTCTCGATTAGGCCGCGCGCCGTAGGATTTCGAGCATCTGGTCGCGCTCGGGGCCGTTCACCTGCGGGGCGCGGTTTTCACGTTCCTGCCAGACCTTCATCACCCGTTTCATCAGCTCGGGATCTCCCTGCATGGTCTTGGGCAGAGCCAGCATGTTGTAGACCCGCATCCCGGCGCGAAAGACAACTGGATCGGTCCGCATCGCCACGCCCACCCCTTCGCTCATTACCGAACGCATGAACTCGTCGGGATCTACCTGGGTCGATTGCGGCTCGGCCTTGCGTTTCGCCTGCCGCTCGCGTGCAGCGCGGGTCTGCCGGTCGGTTTTGAGGGCATGCTGATACCAGGGGCCCAGCTCTTCCTCCACGCGACGCTCTAAATTGAGCGAAAGCTCACGCAGGTCCCCGCCACTGCCTGCAACGGCCTGCGCGAGAAGCTGCGCGTAGAGAAACGACTGCGTCACCCCGCGCCCGTAGGCCGGGTTGGTGTGCATCGCCGTATCGCCGACAGCGACAAAGCCCAGGACGATCGGCTCGCCCCTTTCATCGAGGAAGTACCGGCGCGTGTTCATCACCTGGCCGAATCCGCGCACGTCCGTGATGGGATCGGCGCGCCCTTCTTCGATCCAGGGTGCGAACAGGGGAATCGCCTTCACTGCCGCGTCGAAGCGCTCCGGCTTGACGAGTTGCTTGAACTCCGCGTCATCGCGCGGCGTGGCGAGCATGATCGAGAAGATCCCCGAATCGCCGCGCACCAGAAGCGCAGCCATGTAGCCGAGATCCACGGCGTTGAAACCCCGAGCGTCCGGCGGCTCTTCCATGCCGGGACGCATCTTGTAGAAGCGCGAACAGATGAAGTAGCCGCAATGCTCGCTCTCCTGCCGCGGCCGCGGGGCACCAGCGCCTTCAAGCCACTCGTCCAGGCCCGTTCGCCTGCCTGAGGCATCGACCACCAGGTCGGCGCGATGCTCTTCCTCGCTGCCGTCTTCGCGGCGAATCCGCACGCCGGTTACCCGTTTGAGGCCCGTCGCCGCGTCGTCCTCGGCAAGCAGGCCGACGCACGCGCAACCGGCTTCTACCGTGACCAGTGGATTTCGCTCCACATGACGACGCAAGACCCAGTCGAAGGTGATGCGC
This Chrysiogenia bacterium DNA region includes the following protein-coding sequences:
- a CDS encoding FAD-dependent oxidoreductase, whose translation is MAKKIEDIIVIGGSASGLAAALALSNQGYRVRVFEKDGGPLPTTRVEAFEDWDRKGAPQVRTSHGFIARLRNLLKNEFPGLYQELLDEGAYDTSMADLWPPTIEDTSPQPGDEEVCMLACRRITFDWVLRRHVERNPLVTVEAGCACVGLLAEDDAATGLKRVTGVRIRREDGSEEEHRADLVVDASGRRTGLDEWLEGAGAPRPRQESEHCGYFICSRFYKMRPGMEEPPDARGFNAVDLGYMAALLVRGDSGIFSIMLATPRDDAEFKQLVKPERFDAAVKAIPLFAPWIEEGRADPITDVRGFGQVMNTRRYFLDERGEPIVLGFVAVGDTAMHTNPAYGRGVTQSFLYAQLLAQAVAGSGGDLRELSLNLERRVEEELGPWYQHALKTDRQTRAARERQAKRKAEPQSTQVDPDEFMRSVMSEGVGVAMRTDPVVFRAGMRVYNMLALPKTMQGDPELMKRVMKVWQERENRAPQVNGPERDQMLEILRRAA